The proteins below are encoded in one region of Macadamia integrifolia cultivar HAES 741 unplaced genomic scaffold, SCU_Mint_v3 scaffold585, whole genome shotgun sequence:
- the LOC122069353 gene encoding uncharacterized protein At1g03900-like, with the protein MSFEDEEALEHTLLVVREVSVFKIPPRSTSGGYKCGEWLQSDKIWSGRLRVVSCKERCEIRLEDPNSGELFAACFVLPGQRENSVETVLDSSRYFVLKIEDGSGKHAFIGLGFNERNEAFDFNVALSDHEKYVKRENEKETGESSNANHIDILPAVNHRLKEGETIRINVKNKPTSGTGMLSAAGLSGAVSSTVKPKTLGLAPPPSGAGKIRSPLPPPPNDPATARMAAGGHGVGLKGSMENVRRANDTFSDFSQLERTLPSTSGSGSTKSSAAGWAAF; encoded by the exons ATGTCATTTGAGGACGAGGAGGCGCTGGAGCACACGCTTTTGGTTGTTCGTGAAGTGTCTGTGTTTAAAATCCCTCCTCGGAGTACGAGCGGCGGTTATAAATGTGGTGAGTGGCTACAATCTGATAAGATCTGGTCAGGGCGTCTGCGTGTGGTTTCGTGTAAAGAACGGTGTGAGATCCGGCTTGAGGATCCCAACTCAGGCGAGCTCTTTGCCGCCTGCTTTGTCCTCCCTGGGCAGAGGGAGAACTCTGTTGAAACTGTTCTCGATTCGTCTCGCTACTTTGTGCTGAAGATAGAGGATGGGAGCGGCAAGCACGCCTTTATTGGGTTAGGATTTAATGAGAGGAATGAGGCATTTGATTTCAACGTCGCGCTCTCTGATCATGAGAAGTAtgtaaagagagagaatgagaaggagACGGGTGAATCAAGCAATGCCAATCATATCGATATTCTTCCTGCAGTGAATCACAGATTGAAG GAAGGTGAGACTATCCGGATAAATGTAAAAAACAAACCAACTAGTGGAACTGGCATGCTTTCAGCTGCTGGATTGTCTGGTGCTGTTTCTAGCACTGTGAAGCCGAAGACTCTGGGCCTTGCTCCACCACCAAGCGGGGCAGGAAAAATCAGATCCCCTCTTCCACCACCACCCAATGATCCTGCTACTGCTCGGATGGCTGCTGGCGGTCATGGTGTTGGACTCAAGGGTTCTATGGAAAACGTAAGGCGTGCAAATGATACTTTCTCAGATTTCTCTCAACTTGAG AGAACCCTTCCTTCTACTTCTGGATCGGGATCAACAAAGAGCTCTGCTGCAGGATGGGCAGCATTTTAG